The Pseudomonas sp. LFM046 region GTCCAGCAGATCGCCCACTACGAACTTGATCTGGGTCTAATCGAAGGCGACTGCCAGCACCCGGATATCGAAGTCCTGCCCTGGGTGGAAGACGAGCTGGTGGTGTTTTGCGCGCCCACGCACCCGCTGGCCGCGAAAGGCCAGGCGAGCCTGGAGGAATTGAGCCGGGAGGCCTGGGTGCTCCGTGAACAGGGCTCCGGCACGCGACTGACCTTCGACCAGGCCATGCGCCACCACCCTACCCCGCTGAATGTCCGACTGGAGCTGGAGCACACCGAGGCCATCAAGCGCGCGGTGGAGTCGGGCCTCGGCATCAGCTGCATTTCGCGCCTGGCCCTGCGCGACGCTTTCCGGCGCGGCAGCCTGGTGCCGGTGGAAACCCCCGGAATCGACCTGCGCCGGCAGTTCTATTTCATCTGGCACCGGCAGAAATACCAGACCGCAGCGATGCGGGAGTTTCTCGATCAGTGTCGGACGATGACCGCTGGGGTCACGCGCAGCGACGAGATCGTCCTCCCCCCCTTCGCCTGAGCCACTATCCGAGAAGAATCGTCGCCCAGACCGCGGTGATGAGCGTCAGTGCGGTGAACTGCGCAGCGCTGCCCATGTCCTTGGCGTTCTTGGACAGGGGGTGCCGTTCGAGGGAGATGCGGTCGATGGCCGCTTCTACCGCCGAGTTGAGCAGTTCGACAATCAGTGCCAGCAGGCAGGCGCCGATCATCAGGGCGCGCTCGCCACGGCTGACGTCGAGGAAAAAGGACAGCGGGATCAGCACTGCATTGAGCAGTACCAGTTGGCGGAATGCAGCTTCACCGCTGAAGGCGGCGCGCAGGCCGTCGAGGGAGTAGCCGGCGGCGTTGAGGATACGTTTGAGGCCGGTCTGGCCTTTGAATGGCGACATAGGGGACGGGGATGTTGAAGGAAGCGCGCAGCCTAACGCAACGCGCTTCAAAATTGCGTGAATTGCCCGGCCTCAAGCGGACGGAATCGATTCCATCTGTTGCAGCAGCAGCGCGGCCTGGGTGCGGGTGCGCACATTGAGCTTGCGGAAGATGGCGGTCACGTGAGCCTTCACCGTGGCTTCGGACACATGCAGCTCGAACGCGATCTGCTTGTTCAGGAGCCCTTCGCAGACCATGGTCAGCACCCGGAACTGCTGGGGCGTCAGGCTGGCGAGCCCTTCGCTGGCGGCCTTGGCCTCGTCCGACAGAACTGGGGCCTCTTCCAACTGAGGCGGCCACCAGGTGTCGCCGTCCAGCACGGCGCGCACTGCATTCTGGATGACTTCCAGCGGACTGGACTTGGGAATGAAGCCGCTGGCGCCGAACTCGCGAGAGCGGGCAACCACGGACGCTTCTTCCTGGGCGGAGATCATCACCACCGGGATCTGCGGGTACTGGCCACGCAGCAGCACCAGGCCGGAGAAGCCGTAGGCGCCGGGCATGTTCAGGTCGAGCAGGACCAGGTCCCAGTCCGCGCGCTCGGCCAGGCGAGTCTCCAGTTCGGCGATGCTCGCCGCTTCCACCAGCCGCACTTCAGGCCCGAGCCCCAAGGTCAGGGCCTGATGCAAAGCGCTGCGGAACAGCGGGTGGTCATCGGCGATGAGAATTTCGTATGAGGCCATGGGCATGTCCTTTTTGTATTGGGCCCAGACACGCCTCCCGGTGGGTGAGAGAGGCATTTCAGCACGACGGGGTACGCCGGCCAGGCCCGAAGCTTGATACGGGCAGACCGTAAAGCGGCGCTCAGAATGCCGACCCGTAACGGGGTGGTCAAGTCGCGTGCTTTACGGCAAAGTTCCGAGCTTTTCCCGCCGAGAACTACCATGCGAAGCCAAGCACTGCGCGCCGATATCCTGATGCTGATCACCGCCGCTATCTGGGGTGCAGCCTTCGTTGCCCAGCGCCTGGGTATGGATGCGGTCGGCCCCTTCCTCTATACCGGCCTGCGCTTCACCCTTGGCGCCCTGATCCTCCTGCCGCTTCTCCTGGTCCTGCCCAAACCGGCAGTCAAGCAACCGTTCAACCGTGGGATGCTGCTGGGCGGACTGCTGATGGGCCTGGCGCTATCCCTGGGGATCAACCTGCAACAGGTGGGACTGCTATTCACCAGCGTCACCAACTCCGGCTTCATTACCGGTCTCTACGTCATCATCGTGCCGCTGCTGGGCCTCTTGCTCGGCCACCGCACCGGCATGGGCACCTGGCTGGGCGCCTGCCTGGCGGTGGCGGGGATGTTCCTGCTCAGTGTCGGCGAAGGTTTCCAGGTGGCTTCCGGCGACTGGCTGCAACTGGCCGGCGCCTGCGTCTGGGGCGTGCATGTGCTGCTGGTGGGCTTCTTCGCCAGCCGTTATGACCCGATCCGCCTGGCTATCCTGCAATTCGCCGTCTGTGCGGTGGTGAGCCTGATCCTGGCTATGGTGTTCGAAGAGATCAAAGCCGACGCCATCCTCCAGGCCGGCCCGGCCATCCTCTACGGCGGTGTGATCGCTGTCGCTATCGGCTACACCCTGCAGGTGGTTGCGCAGCGACACGCCATCGCCTCCCACGCCGCCATCATCCTCTCCCTGGAGGCGGTCTTCGCCGCCATCGCCGGGGCCCTGTTGCTGGATGAATCCCTGCATACCCGTGGCTACATCGGCTGCGCCCTGATGTTCACCGGCATGCTGGTGGCCCAACTCTGGCCGCAGAAGGAAGAAGCCCAGGAAGCCCCCGCCAAGGCAGAGGCCTGATCAGAGAAACGCCCGCAGTGCCTGATGCGCAGGGCTCGCCTCATCCAGGGGCTGGGCCCGCTTGGCGCCGAGATAGCGCTCGGTGAAGACGTCCAGGTAGGCATTCAGCGCGCCACCGGCTTGTTCATCGCCGGCCAGTTCCAGGCACAGTGCCCCCACTTCGGCGGTACACAGGTGCTCGTCACGCTTGGAGCGGCGCAGGCGATAGCGGGAGATCTGCTCCGGCGTCAGGCTGAGCACCGGGAAGCGGTCAAGGTAGGGGCTCTTGCGGAACATCTTGCGCGCTTCGGTCCAGGTGGCATCCAGCAGGATGAACAGCGGCCGCTTGCCCTCTTCCACCTCCACCCGGTCCACCACTCGCTCAGGCTCGGCGTACTCGCCGGGGAACACCAGATAGGGCTGCCACTGCGGATCGTCCAGCAGCGCCAGCAGCGCCTCGTCCACTTCAGTGCGCGCCCAGCCGAACGCCCAGGTATCGGGCACGAGATCGGCGATCAGCCAGCCGGTGTTGCTCGGTTTCAAGGGCTCGGAGTAGTACATCAGCAGGCACACCCCCGACCTCACCGGGACCTTGGGGCGCAGTGCGCAGAAGCAGTAGTCGAAGGCCACCCGGCACTCCGGGCAACGCTGCGCCCGCGAGCCGCGGGCAACGAAGGGACGGGTACTGCGCGCAATGCATTCTGCGCGCAGATGGAAGACGGCATGACTCATGGATTCGAATGGCGGGCTGCTGATGGGCGTGGACTGGATTCAGGGGCGCCTGGAGTGGCGACCGCCTAGTGTAACGCGGCCGTCCCTGCCGGAGGTTCCGTCCCGACCAATCAGAAGCAGCGATTGAGCAGCAGACCGACGATGGGGTAGACCCGACGTGTTCCGCCCGTGGGTGACACCAGCGACCCGGAGTCGCGGATTCGCCGCTTGATCTCGTTGCCCAGCTTGTTCAGGATTCGCGCTCGATTGGCCTGCCCCTGCACAATGTGCAGGTGAACGATGGGCAGTACGCCCGGTCAAAGGCTTCCACGTTTCAGGAGACTCCCATGTCGCGCTTCATCGCCCTCACCCTCGGTATCATCCTGCCCCTAGGCGTGCAGGCCGCGTCGCTCAAGGACTACGAGCGGAGCAAGATGCTCGACAAGGTCGCCAAGGAGAGCAGCGCCGGCACGCCCCGCGCGATCAACGAAGACATCCTCGACCAGGGCTACACGGTGGATGGCAATGAACTGGTTAACCACCTCAGCGTTCGGGCGGCCCACGCCGCGCAGATGCGCGCCAATCCGGACTCAGTGCGCGCCCAACTGGGCGCCAGCGTCTGCCGCAACACCGGCTACCGCCAACTGCTCGCGCGTGGCGCCGGCCTGCG contains the following coding sequences:
- a CDS encoding LysR family transcriptional regulator produces the protein MRFTLRQLQVFVAVTQQGNVSRAAEQLSLSQSATSTSITELERQSGCQLFDRAGKRLSLNALGRQLLPQAVALLDQAREIEDLLNGKSGFGSLDVGATLTVGNYLATLLIGAFMQRHPECQVSLHVQNTANIVQQIAHYELDLGLIEGDCQHPDIEVLPWVEDELVVFCAPTHPLAAKGQASLEELSREAWVLREQGSGTRLTFDQAMRHHPTPLNVRLELEHTEAIKRAVESGLGISCISRLALRDAFRRGSLVPVETPGIDLRRQFYFIWHRQKYQTAAMREFLDQCRTMTAGVTRSDEIVLPPFA
- a CDS encoding diacylglycerol kinase, translated to MSPFKGQTGLKRILNAAGYSLDGLRAAFSGEAAFRQLVLLNAVLIPLSFFLDVSRGERALMIGACLLALIVELLNSAVEAAIDRISLERHPLSKNAKDMGSAAQFTALTLITAVWATILLG
- the erdR gene encoding response regulator transcription factor ErdR, with the translated sequence MASYEILIADDHPLFRSALHQALTLGLGPEVRLVEAASIAELETRLAERADWDLVLLDLNMPGAYGFSGLVLLRGQYPQIPVVMISAQEEASVVARSREFGASGFIPKSSPLEVIQNAVRAVLDGDTWWPPQLEEAPVLSDEAKAASEGLASLTPQQFRVLTMVCEGLLNKQIAFELHVSEATVKAHVTAIFRKLNVRTRTQAALLLQQMESIPSA
- a CDS encoding DMT family transporter; translation: MRSQALRADILMLITAAIWGAAFVAQRLGMDAVGPFLYTGLRFTLGALILLPLLLVLPKPAVKQPFNRGMLLGGLLMGLALSLGINLQQVGLLFTSVTNSGFITGLYVIIVPLLGLLLGHRTGMGTWLGACLAVAGMFLLSVGEGFQVASGDWLQLAGACVWGVHVLLVGFFASRYDPIRLAILQFAVCAVVSLILAMVFEEIKADAILQAGPAILYGGVIAVAIGYTLQVVAQRHAIASHAAIILSLEAVFAAIAGALLLDESLHTRGYIGCALMFTGMLVAQLWPQKEEAQEAPAKAEA
- a CDS encoding tRNA-uridine aminocarboxypropyltransferase, producing the protein MSHAVFHLRAECIARSTRPFVARGSRAQRCPECRVAFDYCFCALRPKVPVRSGVCLLMYYSEPLKPSNTGWLIADLVPDTWAFGWARTEVDEALLALLDDPQWQPYLVFPGEYAEPERVVDRVEVEEGKRPLFILLDATWTEARKMFRKSPYLDRFPVLSLTPEQISRYRLRRSKRDEHLCTAEVGALCLELAGDEQAGGALNAYLDVFTERYLGAKRAQPLDEASPAHQALRAFL
- a CDS encoding quorum-sensing-regulated virulence factor family protein — translated: MSRFIALTLGIILPLGVQAASLKDYERSKMLDKVAKESSAGTPRAINEDILDQGYTVDGNELVNHLSVRAAHAAQMRANPDSVRAQLGASVCRNTGYRQLLARGAGLRYEFTEYKTNRPVTTERFTAPDCGLKAKSN